In Larimichthys crocea isolate SSNF chromosome XI, L_crocea_2.0, whole genome shotgun sequence, the sequence tgtcctcattttctcacacacaacgTTTATGCAGAATGCAATTTAAGTTGTTAAGTGTTATTTGGGTGGATTACTATTTTTAACTATTCTCAACTTTATACTGAACTCTATAACTCaacttttctttatattttcctgcagatgtcCTCGCCTTCGTGGCAAGAGGTATTGTTCTTATGCTCATTCGATTGGTTGAGGACGAGGGCTCCATTCcttctgacggagaggatggtgaccccgacTTCATCTATTCAGATGAGGCGAGGGCTCCATCTCTTCTgatggagaggatggtgaccccgacATCTTCTCTTGGATGAAGATGAGAGCTCTGCCTCTTCgacggagaggatggtgaccccgacTTCATCCCTGGGATGAAGACGAGGGCCACCTCTTCTGACAAAGACGAAGACGTCCCTGTTTCAGGCTCTTCAGACGAAGGGAAGACTCCCTCTCCAGTTCTTCAGATGAGGACGATGCCTTCTCAGTGTTCTGTTTCTTCATCTGAAGGCGAAGCTCCTGGcccttcagctcttcagatgatgacagagccttttttggcatcagttcctcagatgaagacgatggccacatcactgtctctctgggtGCTGATGAGGTCGATGAAGGCGATGATGTTGGGAAATCATCGCCTGAGTCCTCAAGCAGCATCGAGGatccacacctcctcctctctctggtaCTAGCGTTTCCagtaagaggagcagggaggacagtgatgaggactGGACCCCC encodes:
- the LOC109142987 gene encoding uncharacterized protein LOC109142987, which codes for MPPSGPPAPPSLGDLPELDLPVPALPELDLPPDVLAFVARGIVLMLIRLVEDEGSIPSDGEDGDPDFIYSDEARAPSLLMERMVTPTSSLG